TATCGCATATTAACGAACATAAGAGAAAGTTAAGATTTACCGCCTTGCAATTAGATTCACTCACAGGAAGTAGTTTTAATCCTGTACCTTGTCGGCGTTGATAAGACTAAAGCCAGtattttttaacatttcggctcccaagaacacatacttgacaaggctttcgtaggagttttgggcttttccagaggtagtttcatggcctttgtggtagtttgacccttcttctgtatcatgaaccaaaaacacactcattagaacccatctgatctcctttttggcctttggaaatagtcaaTGTGAGACCTGAAATTGTCTAACGATACCAACCTGAGACTAACGCTTATCACCAAAGAAAAGTTGTTATTTCCACCGTAACACAAACAGGAAATAGCTGGTGAAGAAGTCAACGCTATGCCATCCACCACAACGAAAGGATTAACGGCACGATGCATAATGAAACAGGTTGTGTGGTGACGATAAAAGCTTTGAATACGGTTATGTCGTCTATGAATCATCCTATCAGAGCGAGCAGGGACAGATGAACGCCAGATCTTTTTAAACGTATTCGTATTAAGTTATGGGGTTAGTCTGGCCTTTAATTCGATTTTTGGGACATCGTTAGAAAGAATTGTTCGGTTTTCTCATATTACAAACTCATTCGTAAAAGGTGTTTAAAAATTAACTAactacgccttgaaaaacgggtcaaaTATGATAACTCAGCCACATTATTGCTATTTGGACTAATACGACACTTAGAAAATCGGGGGGAAGTGATGAAGCATAAAAAGGTTACATCTTTTAAGGTCTGTCTAATATTGATATTAACTAAAAGTATATCCTATGATTTCAATACTCtgctttttattcctgtttttatatATGGCGCCAGGCGAACtaaaatattatcattattttaacaTATCACCCTTAgcagataaaaagaagaataacactTGACACTACATAACGTTTTTGACGAATCATTTAACGCGTGAAAAGTAAAAATAGGTAGTGATCGTTGAAATATTGAAATCATGAAACAATACGTAACATTCCCTCCCAGTTAGTGTTGAGTGGAGAATTCATACGAGTGATCCGGAGAGTCACGAAGCACCGAGTCACGTTCTGGTGCTTTGCTTTaagaggcggaaggaaggagggcgagaaGAGAGGGAGCAGTGACTTTTAAAACTCGTGATGCACACTAATGACCCTCGTTTGTTCGTGAGTTCTGGTGGTTTgtgttgagagggagagaagagcaaTGCGGAGAAATGTGAATAACGAAGGTGAAGGTTGATTCATGTTCCGGTTGTTTTCGTTCAAATAGgtagagagagaatattgaagtTTTGTGTTGAGAGGGATGGAAGAGCAATGCGAAGAACTGAATAAAATAAACGTTGATTCTTGTTCTGGTTGTTTCTGCCCATTGAGTTAAAATATTAGAGGGCAATGCAGAGAACTGTGAATAAAATAAACGTTGATTCTTCTTCTGGTTGTTTCTGCCCATTGAGTTAGACTGTTAGACTATTGAGGGTTTGTACTGAAAGGCAGGCAATGCAGAGAATGTGAATAATGATGAGTTTGAGTTAAAATTTTGAGGGTTTATTATGAAAGGATAGAAGATCGATGCAAAGAActgtgaaaaataaaagtaaacgtCAATTCATGTTCTGGTTGGGTTTGTACTGAAAGGAGATAAGAGCGATGGAGGGAAGTGTGATAAACGCTGTCATGTTCCgcttaaaaagaaagagaatgttgAGGACTTGtactgaaaggagaaaagggcaaTGCAAACCTGTGTGAATACAAACTTAAACGGTAATTCATATTCAGATTGTTTCTGCccaaagaggaaaagagactgTTGAAGGTTTATATTGAAAAGATAGAAACGCAGTGCAGAAAACTGAATAATAAAGATACACGTTAATTCATGTTCTGGTTGTTTTTGCCCAAAGAGTAAGAGATATGGTTGAACGTTTgtgttgagagggagagaagggcaatGCTGGGAActgaataacaacaaaaaaaagtaaattcatGTTCTGGCTGTTTGtggctaaagagagagagagtataattgcGTCTTTTAGAACCAAGGCAAATGCTATAAGAGTTGTAATGCTAAAAGCTGTTTGACGAATATGCAGTTTATGGGTGGAATACTTCACGAGACCTTTCAGTAAGATGTTCAAGTGTAATACCTTTATACTACAGCAAcgtaaaataaaattaaatcgTGATTGTAGAAGAATGTAGAAGTGAAATCTCGGCGAAACATTATAATAGTCTATTTATATATTAATTCCCCTCACATGGTGTTTTAACTCATTCTATACAAATTTCAAGGTTACCCAAATTTGTCCTCTAAATTTAAacgttttatttcttttgatgaCCTTGAAAATTGTACAAAGTGAAAGTCATAAGATGTCAGTTATAATATTATATGGGAAAATGAACATATATAAATAGACAAATTGAAAGAgtttgtaaagagagagagagggggaggggggagtgagatTAAGCGTGGGAAAAAGTCACTTGCCATGGGAAAGTAATAACCAACCAATGAGAGCTCGCGCCAGGTTCACAAGATATGGTTAGGCAGTCATGTGAAGTTAAGTAGTAAAAGTAACCTCATTAATGtaaaggtactactactactactactgaaaatgacgatgataatgaaagTACAATTAGAAAGACATGATATACCTGTTTGTAGATGTGTTTTGTATGCGTATATACTGGTTTGTTGCCTTACTTGTTTTTGCTTGTATTATAAGTAGTACCTGTAAtaaaaggagcaagaggaagggggtggggggagaagaggtgatggaggagaaagaggatgaggaggaaggagaaagaaaagactgaggagggggataagaaagaggaaagcgaGCTGaaaatggtggtggaggaggaggaatggaaagagaagtggtggtggtagagagagagagagagagagagagaggaggaaagggaagaggaagaacaaatgaTGCTGGAGATAGTGAATTAGAAgcagagtaaagaaggaaaaaaacgtagTGGGAATGTAGGGGGAACGGGAgcaagaggaggataaggaggattagaagaaagagcaggaggaggaggtggttgggaAATTAGTGTCTCGTAATAATGTCCTGTTCATATCACAGACGTGTATTGTTTTTGAGACCattgttttatcattattgtaGAAATAttcggtgtgtgtctgtgtgtgtgtgtgtgtgtgtgtgtgtgtgtgtgtgtgtgtgtgtgtgtgtttgttgtgtgtgtgtgtgtgtgtgtgtgcgcgcgctcaaGGCCGTTCCTCCTCGGTACTTCAAGAAATTGCAAATTGGCGACGCTCCCATGACAGTTCctccctagagagagagagagagagagagagagagagagagagagagagagagagagagagtcatcgatTCACATGAAGGGAATTATTTACTGACCATCAAAATGATCAAtggagacgacacacacacacacacacacacacacacacacacacacacacacacacacacacacactgaccatcATAAAAAATCATTACCACATCAATAAGCATTTCCTacctttgtctctgtgtgtgtgtgtgtgtgtgtgtgtgtgtgtgtgtgtgtgtgagagagagagaccggtatGCATTTTAGTAGCTGTAATAGTACACCGCAGAAAGCGAAGGAagtgagggacggagggagggagagggagagggaattcCAGcgcgggagagaggaaaggggaagcatgggcggaagggacagagagggagaggggaaagggggtagGGAAAAGGTATAAGGGGTAGTAGCATGCGTAATggacgggaaggggaagagagagagagagagagagagagagagagagagagagagagagagagagagagagagagagagagttgagagttgagagagaaagggaaggagaagggtaggtagggtaagggaagggaaggtaaggttaggtaggcaGGTAATATGATATCCAATttcctgtttgctctctctctctctctctctctctctctctctctctctctccacttccatttccctaccccctccttccttctctctttttatccctccAGTTTCCCTCCACCACTTCCTTCCTGCGCTGAACACCATGATTCTAATAAAACTATccttgggtggaggaggaggaggaggaggaggagggtggtgttgatgatggtgagggtcatttgggtggtggtgatagtggtggtgatagtgaagaaaagtgtagatgaggagaaagaaaagaacaacgagaaaaagaagaaaccgtGATATTAGCGAGCGTGAAGGGgacgagaagaaagggaagacaatgaggaggaggaggaggaggaagaagaaggggggaaaagaagaggaggagggagacaaagagGGTGGTTACTAGAGCGACTTCCTGTATACACTTTTGCACTcgttaggaaggaggaggaggaggaggacaaaaggggggtgaaggagaaggaggaggagtaggacaaaaggggggtgaaggagaagaaggaggaggaagaggagcaggtgcagcaggaggaggagcacgaggaaagaaataagaaaagaaagaagtaaatgaattagaggaggagtacaagaaaagaattaagaaggGAAAGTAGTGAGTGGAGGAGTGGAAGTGCattaagaaaagagggaaagaaatagaattAAATGAAACTGACTACCAGGATGAACGAATGGAGAATTAGAGAAGTGGAAAGAGGATAAGAACGAATGGAGAATTAGAGAAGTGGAAAGAGGATAAGAACGAATGGAGAATTAGAGAAGTGGAAAGAGGATAAGAACGAATGGAGAATTAGAGAAGTGGAAAGAGGATAAGAACGAATGGAGACttagaaggaaagaggataagaacGAATGGAGAATTAGAGAAGTGGAGGATAAGAACGAATGGAGAATTAGAGAAGTGGAAAGAGGATAAGAACGAATGGAGAATTAGAGAAGTGGAAAGAGGATAAGAACGAATGGAGAattagaagtggaaagaggaTAAGAACGAATGGAGAATTAGAGAAGTGGAAAGAGGATAAGAACGAATGGAGAATTAGAGAAGTGGAAAGAGGATAAGAACGAATGGAGAATTAGAGAAGTGGAAAGAGGATAAGAACGAATGGAGAATtagagaagtggaaaaagaatCAGAAGGAGACGGGAAAGAAGtgactggaaaggaaggagggtggaaatAAGGAAgcgggaatgaaggaaaaaatatatgggAAAAAGACGGAAGACGGGGAAATTAGAGGAAGTAAAAGGGAAACAATTATCCAGGCATTGAACCCCCTGACACTGTCCTCCGGAAGTGTTGGCTgaccgcagacacacacacacacacacacacacacacacacacacatggacgcgGACACGGTAGCAACAATATAACCTCTGTAATGAATCCTGTATCcttgcttcgtgtgtgtgtgtgtgtgtgtgtgtgtgtttaggcaaAGTGTAGTAAGTAGGAAAgcgataaagggagggaaggaaatggttgaatggtaaggttaagtaaaaggaatgaaggaaggaaaggaaagagaggaaagaaggaagggaggaaaggaaagagaggaaggaaggaagggaggaaaaggaagagaggaaggaaggaagggaagaaaagaaggaagggaggaaaggaaagagaggaaggaaggaaggaaaggaaagagaggaaggaaggaagggaggaaatgaatatatgaaagaaaagaaagaaagagtgcgATATATTAGAGAAAGGAAGTGACGTTATCATGAAAATTACATTATGATTACATTACTTCaaaggcttcacacacacacacacacacacacacacacacacacacacacacacacacacacacacacacacacaaacacacacacagtggctTGATAATAAGGAACCTACTAGtctggaagtaaaaaaaaaaaaaaaaaaaaaaaagtgtgtgcgtgcgtgcgtgttacATACTGACATACGCTAAAATAAACACTCACACTAGAACACAAGGACTAGAAATTGCTTTTATTGTTGCTATTAGTGTTGGTAGTGTttgctgttgttggtgatggtggtagtggtagtggtgatggtgttgttgttgttgttggtggtggtcatggtggttgtggtactgatgatggttatgttggtagtgatggtgttggtggtggtgatggtggaggtggaggaagtgtgtGAAAGGAGAAGTCTCGTTTTGTAGTCCATACGTGATGcactgacaggaggaggaggaggaggagcagaaggaaaaggagaagaggaagaggaagaggaggaagaataggaataaaCTCACTCATTTACCCGTgtcttctctttctgttattgGTTGTGGACTTCGTGATGGTATATGtgtatagtgatggtggtgtaggaggtggtggtgatgatggggcgaGGCTCAAATCAAAGGAATTCAAACAGGCGAGcgtaaaaaggtgaaaaaaactGCAATAGGAAAAAGATAAGTGAgaaaaggttgagagagagagagagagagagagagagagagagagagagagagagagagagagagagagagagagagaattcttatCTATAACACTGATAATAGTGAGAGATAACGACAAGACTatctcatgacacacacacacacacacacacacacacacacacacacacacgccgaggtCTGTGGTCTTGGCAGTTGTGATTGATGATTTggtattcatgagagagagagagagagagagagagagagagagagagagagagagagagagagagagagagaatcccgtATTGCAAACAAAGAGATCAAGACCGAAGAGggaccagcatcttccctatgaccttgaacacacacacacacacacacacacacacacacacacacacacacacgcaagccaACATTTCTTCAGCAAGGGACTGGTTTGAGTTTTGCGTAGATcgtgagtgagaaaaaaaaaagtatcctaGATGTGGCAACagtggtctgagagagagagagagagagagagagagagagagagagagttcacggGATATGAACTTTGACTACCCCCTTAcccatgccctctctctctctctctctctctccgcgcagAAAATATAGACTCTCTTgatattacagagagagagagagagagagagagagagagagagagagagagagagagagagagagagagagagagagagaagggggggggatggaagggcGTACTGTGGATCATTTCCTACTGCTTCATTGAATATTTTAAAAGTTTGAAGTATATTTACGAGCTAATACAATGAAGAGATGTAATATTACAAGTCCAccaaagaatatgtttataaatatATAGTCAAGTAAGTTATTGGATATCTTAATCTAGCTAACTTTCTATCCTTTTTTCAATCAGTCTATCTCAACCTTATCTGTAATAGAACatagttgtagaaaaaaaataactagtcaaatcatttcaaatagtccgtttgggcgttcgattccgtaggtcctttcctcccctctactctgccacacagtcccagcacctatttttccctcccatatgttacctatagctgacatttgagaggaagggataggtgctgggactgtgtgacatagcagagggaaggaaaggacctgCGGAATCGAGcccccaaacggactatttgaaatggtttgactataagAAGACAAATtaagaggcagaaagacagacaaacattaCTTCATACAAGGAAATTTATTTTGAATCAAATTACTCAccaccatttcttctttcttcacccctgcagcccccccGACACGTCCCCAACTGGTACAGCACCTGGCAGGGCTTGGACTACCAGAGTGCCTGCCCCCAGAACCTCAAGTACATCGGCACCTCCAACCACATTAGAAACATCCATGAAGACTGCCTCTACCTCAACATCTTCTCCCCCTCGGTAAGGCTCTTTGATAAGGCTTTTCGTgttcccttaactttcctttccataccttaccgaacccaacccaaaccaacctaactttacctaaccttacctttccttacccaaccttaccttaccttactcaaccttaccttacctaaccttaccttaccttacccaaaccaacccaacccaaagtaactttacctaaccttacctttccttacccaaccttaccttaccttaccttaccttacccaaaccaacctaacccaactttacctaaccttacctttccttacccaaccttaccttaccttaccttacccaaaccaacccaacccaactttacctaaccttacctttccttacccaacccaactttacctaaccttacctttccttatccaaccttaccttaccttacccaaacCAACCCATcccaactttacctaaccttacctttccttacccaaaccaacccaacccaactttgcctaaccttacctttccttacccaaccttaccttacccaaaccaacccaacccaactttacctaaccttacctttccttacccaacCCAGCTTTACcttacccaacccaacccaacccaacccaatcctcctctcccctcccctcccctcccctgccttaccttaccttaccctacccaacCCAATCtttccttatctaacctaacctttccttaccttaccttatcaaaCCTTACTTTATCATACCTtactttaccataccttaccttaccatacataccttaccttaccataccttacctttacTATTTTAGGAGTCCTTCACTCTCTGCATGCATAACAAATTCAAGCTGGGTAtgtctttttatttgtatttattgacATACtgaggcttttttttattctagttCAAATTCTGCATCACTCAGTTGatatgatttattttttgtttgctcTGGTGATCTTCTTTAATAGATGCAAAGTatgttcattattttgttttcattagtTTATTGTTTGTTGCATTAGAAAAAAGAACACAGTTGGTTGtacactaaaaacaaaaacaagaaaagtgtTTATGATAGAATATTTACAGACTATCTTGATTTCTTTGTTATTCCACTCCATTTTCTCAAGTACATGTTTTCAGTACTATTTTTAGCCTTGTATATGGGAGGGGGCAGCGAGACCATGTTTTACACTAAAAGCCAAAAGTAACATCCGTCTTACAATTTTTTTCATCCCCACACCTTTCTTGCAGGTGTCCATCACGGTGAACAACCAGTACCCAGTGCTTTTCTATGTGCATGGGGGTGACCTGGACCATGGGGCAAGCAACCAGTTTCCGGGGCACATGCTGGCTGCttggggggaggtggtggtggtcacctTCAATTACAGGCTTGGAGCACTGGGTGAGTAGCCAAGGCTTTTGGATTCAAGAGTGATTGTCGAGTTTATTCAAGGTTACAAGGTTACAGTTCAGGCCACTCCCCATTTATGAATGGATCAGTACTTTCCTTAAATCCATTTGTCAAGTGAAAATTTATTTTGAGAAATGTATAGTGGAAATGTTAGTTTCTTCTTTgtggaaagaaataataaactcATCCTCACCATTACCTCCATTGCAGGCTTCCTCAGCACTGGAGATGCCAACTCACCTGGCAACTATGGTCTCATGGACATGGCAATGGCCCTGGAGTGGGTGTATACTAACATCCGTTTCTTCAATGGTGACCGCAGCAAGATCACGGTGTTTGGGCCGGGTGCAGGAGGGGCCATGGCAGGGTTACTTGCTGTGCTTCCCAAGACCAAGGACTATGTCAGCCAGGTTATTGCCATGGTTAGTGTGCACTGAGGGCTGCATATCTGAGGAGAATACAGCATGTGTGGACATAATGCATATAACATAAACACAGTGCAGTGGTTGGCATGCTCACCTCACAACCAAGAAGTGTCTAATCTTCCTTGTTTTTAATATGTAGTGTTAAGCTGCTTCATTTATGTTTCTCCACTAATGCATGTTTCCCTACCCCCCAGAGTGGCTCTCCCCTGGCAGAGTGGGCAGCACTGGATGATGTGTATCGTGTGCAGAACACCTCCCGAGTCTATGGCCAGGAGGTGGGCTGTACTGTGGAGAGTTCATACAAGCTGCTGCAATGCCTCAACCGCCGCAGCTATGAAGAACTCTCCACTGCACCCATTATTGTGAGTGGCCAGTGATGCTTCTGTTTGAatacctctccttcatcctttttcttcatgGTGAAAAGGGGTAGACCAAAgattgaggaaagaggaaaagaattatTTGTGCTGCTCTTAAGTAGGCCGTAGGTACCAAAAATATGTATGAACTTAGTGTCCtacaaaaaagaagggagaaaataatggaagggaaggaataggagtagATGAACCCTTTCCTCAATGAGATGGACAGTAGGTATAAAGATTCGAGTAGAATTTGGTGCAGGCGTAAAGCATCTTGCAGCTACTAACttcagaaaaaaagtataaatatatCAGAAGATGGCAGTGGATGAGTATTCTGAGAGCTTGAAGACAACCTTTTAGAGGAGAGAAATTGACATTACCTCATTTAGAAGTGCAATGTGGaagcaatgttttttttattcacacTTTCTTAGCCCTTAGTTTGTCTCCCTAGCcatgaaaaaataagataaagacaactcacaataataataataataataataataataataataataataataataataatagtttcattTTGCCCTGAGACACTACCTTTGtaattatcatcattcttacACATACATTACATCATCTCTCAGCCTGATCTTGGGACCTTCGCTTGGGCTCCAGCCGTGGATACCAACTTCACTGTGCCGGGCGATGACTGGtacgaggagtgggaggaggcggACTGGCACATCCTCCCTGAGATGCCCCTTGCCCTGTACCAaagaaaccaccaccacccccagctgCGCGCCCTTACAGGAGTCAACCGTGATGCTGCTGCCAACTTTGTCTGTGAGTGGTGGCGGCTGCATATGTTTAATTTTTAGTCTAAACATAACTGACCTTCTAATATTTCCCATTCTCTGCTGTTTATTCTGTTCCCAGGCTCCCAAGAAACATTTTTTTGTAACATTGATATGGATGGTAGTTTTCTTGGTTGATATCTTAATGCAAAGATTTTCTCAGTTCAGTGGTATTCATAAATTAATGTTTTTTGCATACTTTCTTTTCAACCTATCTCCACCCAGCCACATTTACATATCcagtcattattttttctcttttttttctctccattcctcaccTGTCACCTTCTCCACAGTCGAAGACAACCGGCTGGTGCGCAATCATCATGAGGTGACGGAGGAGTTCTTCAACGAGCGGGTGAAGGAATGGGTGAAGCACTACAACTACTCCCTCAACCCTGAAGGTGCCTACGACGCCATCAAGTGGATGTACACCTACGGCCCCGACCCTCACAACGTCACACACATAAGGGAGGAGTATGTCAATGTAAGTGTGATGTTGGCTCCGTGGTTTTGCTGGGATATGATTTGAAATGGTGATTCTTGTGTGACGGCTGTCCTTGCAGCATTACACATCAGAGATTGTGTTGGAACTGTTGTGTTGTGAGCTGTACTGTTGGTGTGTGTATGTTGCACTACATTCCTAGTAGACGCAGGTTTGCGCATTGCCTGGTGCCACAAgcagggatttttcagtcactgctgagtggcctaagactacccacatgctgtccagaagaccacccatcaacccgaactttAGATTCtatgatcaaagatgagctccgggggacagcatgagccaatgaaagatggcgccactataaacacttgcctgcaccataatgagctggggccgatcatcaggccctatcagaaagcctaccggtgccataagcgtaaaaaaaaataaaaaaagccatgacttgtttatttttcttatgtgAAGTATGTTGATGTACTGAAAGGTTAAGTTAGGGTCAGTGCTTTCCCATTTCATTTAAGTGTATacattgatgaagaaaaaaaataagatatattCGTTTTCTCTCATAGATGCATTCATGAAGTCACCTGCCTCTTTTTCTCACACCAACCACCTCTTCTCTCCCACAGATGCTTTCAGATTCACTCTACAAGTCAGGTGTGGACCAGCTGGTGAAGGTGCTTGTCAACTCCACCAACAAGCGCAGTGTTCCCACCTATTACTACCTCCTCAACACTACTGTGGAGGCCCTCAAACTACCCTTCTGGAGACAGGTGTGTTTGTCCTTCATTCAACTAAACTCACATTAGCCTTATATTGCAATCAGATTCAGCCACCTTTAAGctgatattgattttttttttgtgtgtgtgtatgttttcaaCAAAAAAGTGGTCCATCTCCATCATAATGTATCACTAAACAGCACCTCATCTTTACCCGTCTCTCATCACTCTCCACCCCACAGATCCCAAACAATATTGAGTATTACTTCATCACCGGCGCTCCCTTCATGGACCCGGACTTTTACCCCGAGACCATGCGGGTGTCTCGGGAGCAGTGGGGTGAGGGCGACCGCAACATCTCCGAGTTCATGATGAAGACACTCGCTAACTTTGCCAAGTGGGGGTGAGTGGaagctttttttctgtttccttcagaTACTTTTAATATGGCTCATGATTTAATGTGCTTCATGTTTTACCTCAATGTTTTCTGTATCAAATATCTTTTTAGTTTTTATATACTGCCATAAACAGTTTTTCTATCTTTTGAGGTCTTACTAATACCTTCAGTGTGTGTAGTTATCCACCCTAAGACTACCCTTTGTGCCCACAGCAACCCCACCCAGTCACAGGTTCAAATACTCAAGGTAAACTGGGAGCAGGTGTTGGAAGGTAACCTGAAGTACCTGAGCATcaacaccaccttcaacacctccATCCACTACAACTACCGCCAGCCCTACAACACCTTCTGGACCACCTACATCCCCCAGGTCGTGAGAGAGTGGGTGCCCACTGTTCCCCCACCTCTCAATGTAAGTTGGACTGCTTGTGGTGTTGTCTTTTATATGCGTATCATGGTTTTGCCTCTTCTACTTTTAGTTTagcatccttattttcccttatgaaGTTGGATGGGCTATGATTCCCTCCCACAATATAGCCTCTCTCATGTGATAGTATACCTCTTTGTGGTAACACcttattttccttcagttttatACTTCATATTACCCTTGACATTCCATTCAATTAAAGTTTCTTTATAGTATAGGATAAATGAGAATCTTGCTTGGTTCATCTTCAGGTGTTCTCTTATTCCCACTGTGCTTTATTTGACTTTCATTGGTCTGATTCCTGGTAAATGGACTGTTTTTAATTGCATTCAGTTCTTCAGGCCTTAGTTCCCTAATTCTGCATTGTGGAAGCAAAAACTACAGGACATTACTAGACAAGCACTTCACCACAACC
This genomic window from Eriocheir sinensis breed Jianghai 21 chromosome 34, ASM2467909v1, whole genome shotgun sequence contains:
- the LOC127007091 gene encoding neuroligin-4, Y-linked-like isoform X2 — its product is MATQVVVRRWWGWCCVLVVAVGTLAGVAEGQFRNDRDQELLRDDYWRSNYRSRGYTTPPPVRTRYNSGDTYYGTDNRYQDTRYDDPSQLRGSDGRFLDQEFRYSENPRLSGNYLGRGRYDARGRERPGSRPGSRPGEEQWDQGFGILDMWRPDLQGEFRPSEEPGLTVPLADIFVTTDSGKVQGFYVYLYDKPGMRPNERPVNKPIHQQRYIMNVSTFLGIPYAKPPLFEGRFKPPRHVPNWYSTWQGLDYQSACPQNLKYIGTSNHIRNIHEDCLYLNIFSPSVSITVNNQYPVLFYVHGGDLDHGASNQFPGHMLAAWGEVVVVTFNYRLGALGFLSTGDANSPGNYGLMDMAMALEWVYTNIRFFNGDRSKITVFGPGAGGAMAGLLAVLPKTKDYVSQVIAMSGSPLAEWAALDDVYRVQNTSRVYGQEVGCTVESSYKLLQCLNRRSYEELSTAPIIPDLGTFAWAPAVDTNFTVPGDDWYEEWEEADWHILPEMPLALYQRNHHHPQLRALTGVNRDAAANFVFEDNRLVRNHHEVTEEFFNERVKEWVKHYNYSLNPEGAYDAIKWMYTYGPDPHNVTHIREEYVNMLSDSLYKSGVDQLVKVLVNSTNKRSVPTYYYLLNTTVEALKLPFWRQIPNNIEYYFITGAPFMDPDFYPETMRVSREQWGEGDRNISEFMMKTLANFAKWGNPTQSQVQILKVNWEQVLEGNLKYLSINTTFNTSIHYNYRQPYNTFWTTYIPQVVREWVPTVPPPLNPWTQMSQPIVAAFYGSLVACVVLLVILFVCCGLWKSAKRQRNKAVADLVYYKTDNDALSYGDEYSEGIERGNMTRGRPFPPSPSTPRSTRIEV
- the LOC127007091 gene encoding neuroligin-4, Y-linked-like isoform X1, with translation MATQVVVRRWWGWCCVLVVAVGTLAGVAEGQFRNDRDQELLRDDYWRSNYRSRGYTTPPPVRTRYNSGDTYYGTDNRYQDTRYDDPSQLRGSDGRFLDQEFRYSENPRLSGNYLGRGRYDARGRERPGSRPGSRPGEEQWDQGFGILDMWRPDLQGEFRPSEEPGLTVPLADIFVTTDSGKVQGFYVYLYDKPGMRPNERPVNKPIHQQRYIMNVSTFLGIPYAKPPLFEGRFKPPRHVPNWYSTWQGLDYQSACPQNLKYIGTSNHIRNIHEDCLYLNIFSPSVSITVNNQYPVLFYVHGGDLDHGASNQFPGHMLAAWGEVVVVTFNYRLGALGFLSTGDANSPGNYGLMDMAMALEWVYTNIRFFNGDRSKITVFGPGAGGAMAGLLAVLPKTKDYVSQVIAMSGSPLAEWAALDDVYRVQNTSRVYGQEVGCTVESSYKLLQCLNRRSYEELSTAPIIPDLGTFAWAPAVDTNFTVPGDDWYEEWEEADWHILPEMPLALYQRNHHHPQLRALTGVNRDAAANFVFEDNRLVRNHHEVTEEFFNERVKEWVKHYNYSLNPEGAYDAIKWMYTYGPDPHNVTHIREEYVNMLSDSLYKSGVDQLVKVLVNSTNKRSVPTYYYLLNTTVEALKLPFWRQIPNNIEYYFITGAPFMDPDFYPETMRVSREQWGEGDRNISEFMMKTLANFAKWGNPTQSQVQILKVNWEQVLEGNLKYLSINTTFNTSIHYNYRQPYNTFWTTYIPQVVREWVPTVPPPLNPWTQMSQPIVAAFYGSLVACVVLLVILFVCCGLWKSAKRQRNKALDDLQYISSDHLEPPEHQDDYKVREYLDKLSNHQLSTGLPSRPITPNTITTDAPELSEAGTLKRGMNNYESYRPNNQTMAKSVDQLSQPRYQVDRSHDPHPAKIHISRSTDNILESYPQAYITADMGAQLNGRPHQPQPRKNNNNNNNNLISMTPPQHMRPITPASEIHSEPVRKPPSEIHSEPVRRPSYDNAFTTQPLVCQELEKPPRTPVPAMRTSVATVTSTTGLLHTEL